In Molothrus ater isolate BHLD 08-10-18 breed brown headed cowbird chromosome 20, BPBGC_Mater_1.1, whole genome shotgun sequence, the following are encoded in one genomic region:
- the BARHL1 gene encoding barH-like 1 homeobox protein produces the protein MEGSTGFGIDSILSHRAGSPAVPKGDPLVVDGRSPLELSPRSEGSSGCPSPRSPGRECLEAAAPRPGLDAHLQPGQVSAPSQSRTVTSSFLIRDILADCKPLAACAPYSSTNGPHGGQEPAGRIPTKPGEDFREKMEKNTSSSSSDSEYKVKEEGDREISSSRDSPPVRLKKPRKARTAFTDHQLAQLERSFERQKYLSVQDRMELAASLNLTDTQVKTWYQNRRTKWKRQTAVGLELLAEAGNYSALQRMFPSPYFYPQSLVSNLDPGAALYLYRGPSAPPPALQRPLVPRILIHGLQGGSEPPPPLPPLPGVLPRAAQPR, from the exons ATGGAGGGCTCCACCGGCTTTGGGATCGACTCCATCCTCTCCCACCGAGCCGGCAGCCCGGCCGTGCCCAAGGGGGACCCGCTGGTGGTGGACGGCCGGTCCCCGCTGGAGCTGAGCCCCCGCTCGGAGGGCAGCAGCGGGTGCCCCTCGCCCCGCTCGCCGGGCCGCGAGTgcctggaggcggcggcgccgcggCCGGGCCTGGATGCGCATCTCCAGCCGGGGCAGGTCTCGGCTCCCTCGCAGTCCCGGACCGTCACCTCCTCCTTCCTCATCAGAGACATCCTGGCCGACTGCAAGCCCCTGGCAGCCTGCGCGCCTTACTCCAGCACCAATGGACCTCACGGCGGGCAGGAGCCGGCCGGCAGGATCCCCACCAAGCCCGGCGAGGATTTtagggagaaaatggaaaaaaacaccagcagctcctcctcggACTCGGAGTACAAAG TGAAAGAAGAAGGGGACCGAGAGATCTCCAGTTCCCGGGACAGTCCCCCGGTGCGGCTGAAAAAGCCGCGCAAAGCCCGCACCGCCTTCACCGACCATCAGCTGGCCCAGCTGGAGCGCAGCTTCGAGAGGCAAAAATACCTGAGCGTGCAGGACAGGATGGAGCTGGCCGCCTCCCTCAACCTCACCGACACGCAGGTGAAAACGTGGTACCAGAACAGAAG GACCAAGTGGAAAAGGCAGACGGCGgtgggcctggagctgctggctgaggctggCAACTACTCAGCCCTCCAGAGGATGTTCCCCTCGCCCTACTTCTACCCGCAGAGCTTGGTCTCCAACCTGGACCCCGGCGCCGCCCTCTACCTGTACCGCGGACCCAGcgcgccgccccccgccctACAGAGACCCTTGGTGCCCCGCATCCTCATCCACGGACTGCAGGGCGGCAGCGAGCCCCCGCCGCCCCTGCCCCCGCTGCCCGGCGTCCTGCCCCGGGCTGCGCAGCCCCGGTGA